AGGGTCGAACAAGATGTTAAAAGACCAAAATAGCCTTCCtccatctcaaattaaccatgCAGCCATGGAACCTCCTTGGTTAAGCTTTAAATCCAGCACTTCCATCTATGTCGGTTCCATGCTCCACtccaacattttcttttctactaTAATGCTGGCTCAGCTCCACTAGACACACTTCACTATATACATTCCACTACACGCATTCTATTCTACCAACCCCAAATCACCACAAcatttcatttccatttccttTGTCTGCCATGAACTGTCCAAGAGTGAAGTGGGAGAGAGCCGAGctcattattttcttttctttttatccaTAAGCTAGAGGGAAAAGAGGGAGACTTGCCGTTCTTCCTCCAttccatccgtgagctggtgaagagGACCGAGAGCCAAACTGCCTCCATTTTGTTTGTaagcttgagcaagggagagagggagagtCGGTGAGCTGCATTTCTGAACtgtccgagagagagagagagcaagaggtaGTTGTGCGAGCTATCTGTCTTCATCTCCTTCATCACTGCCAAGCTGTCCATTTTCTTTCTCATCTGCAACCAGTTGTGATCAACCCAACAACCAATACCACAGCCTGCACTAACCAAGCTCAGTCCAGCCGTATCGAGCTCCTTAGCAAgccgagagagaaaaaaaaattgcagctgcTTGTCGCGTGAGTTGAGCTTCAAGCTGAGGTAAATTCTGGTCTTAGACTAGTTAATTATGGGTAGATGAAATTGTTTATGGGCATGCATATGAGGGTGGCGCGGTTGGATGATAGATTAAGTCACAAGGAATCTGATTTTGAAAGAAATTGGAGTTGCCGAGAGTTTGAGCTGGAAATTGCAGCTTTAATTggtcaatttgtggtgatctgaGATTAGGTGTGTGCTTAGCTAACTAAAAACTGGATGATTATGCTTTGCATGAGGTTAATCAGCCGTGAGTAAGTAAGAAAATTGAAGGGATACAGAATCTGCTTGCATGCAAGCCAACCGAGAAGACTTGGATGAATTTCTGGTTGGATGGTGACTTTTGATGATGTTCAAACTTGGCTTTGAATTAAAACTGATAGTTAACTAATTATTTGGTCATGCATGTAGCTGAAATGAGCCGtggataaaaaaaagaaaaaaaaagaaaatatgaatttCTAGAGTTATTTGTGTGTTAAGTTGGCCGTgactttcctttttgttttgggttgaaATTCTGGTTGAATTGTAGTAGGAAGTGATTGTTTGTTGTCAAGagttaatgattgatgaagctcttggccatttaaGTAATTTTTACAAGAGTTAAATTTTTGGTGGAATTGTTTAAGTGGTTTGGCCGAAATGTACTTGTAAGGTCCATGATTTGTGGTTTGGGATTGTTTGTATGTCTTGGctttctttgtttaattttttgattaGAATTGTACTTGTTGagactgtgacgccccgaaaaaaatgagtttgagaacccgaaaattttctaattttctagggtttatttttttaacgcccgccttttctacattttctttattagaaaaatttcccaaataaagtttatgagcaaagatagttttaaaatgatttttctggtatcggttagttttaagaaaaatggcgcgaaccggcgggtcccgcgcactaccggttgaacgcactacttgatcaccactttcttgccatacaagtttatcactaatggagcaaaatatccccccctcataCTTATCCACATggctgaaatttgtggccaaaaatgtaagggagagagagaaaaatttgtatggttttggtggtgacaagtgtcaccatcctatggctctttgattaatttttttccttgttcttttatccttcattttagctcatttttcttcatttctttctgttttggtcgagctcaagagagagagaaagggagagcaagaaaaacaaccatttcatcttgagtttgcaccaaccaagtgaggaaatcaaattctaaaccgattaaagagtgagttgtgatcttgggaagctaggggaactaaaaatttccaaaggaggtgaagtatcactcttccaagctttgtctttgaggtatgaaatctgatcatggtctttgatcttgtgaatcttgtgtaaattagcttggcaactcaaatttggtggtgaatcATGGATGCAATCATGTTTTGGGGGTTTTTTTCCTTGTGGtattatgaactagggtttgctgatttctgcccaaacttgctatatggttactatatgttgaatataagattatacaaggggctttggtagtgattggaacaaggaattgaagaaagttcaattgaaaccaaaagatttcagatttctggaaattttcatcctattctgcccgtttttgttgcaccatgttagaggccgaattggccttggcttaaaacatgaaagttgtagggaatgacattttagaggttcctgtaaaatttcaggtcaatcggagcagtgtatcttgtgaaaagacggaattacccttgctgtcctggtttacccagaattggagaattgcgactgtaattggtgaatttggtctggaatgcttccgaattagttgtttaggtcttctgatgaaatgtaaccctgtttctaagctttcgggtggctttggaatttctggatttggacttgtgtaggctgagttatgatgtttatgcCGGAATGcgttttgtaaacctgtttttgtgattctggtgtggtatcttgcatttttgacctggttacactcgaaactgggttgagtgaccttctacaatattgtaaccctgtctcttagcttcgaaacggtgggtcttgcaccttcatccgacaatcatagcgcctttggtaccattaccgcaaaatgacgtcaaaactgtttttctggttttgagcttaagtttcatttccggatttttttccccctagcttgacttgcactagtactacttggagcttgctgaatgactatggatgaacttgttgttgtgtgtgtacctttgggactggctgaggaaataatgaagccatgatggctggaaaagttagcaaatgtaggggaagtgctgtccgaacttttaaaggatttgtttgcattgagtttgtgatctaagacttgggtttgagcaaggcaatgatacatgatggatgatttctgagccattgaggtgagtgacctcaaactatttctgaagttctttatgaaccgtttcctgcattatttacttttaaactgtttccaaaagttacttttgaactgttttctggcatatcatgcgtacttgcatatgagtgtcccttggttgctgtaattcttgacttattggcttgtcattattaattgaaaatgtgttaagtactttcgatgattgttaaaacgagttttctaggcgagtgtgtactttatcgcactcgacctaaataaatatgaattttcaatgattaatgattaaatgctagttgcgcatgatgtaagccttttggctgaactggccactgcccttcgttaccgatcgactcgagccggaagcggactcggtcgggcgatatggtgaccctgggtgaattgggtatactcgagtattaccttgtagtccggctacgtccggatgggtggagtccggccaacgtccggatgggtggagtccggtcaacgtccggaaaaggggatgaacgaataaaaagatgaacgagggtttatttataaaaatgaaattttcaaataattggaggaataaggggaaatgtcaggggaacgaacaaatgaatagctccatgtgagcggtatccttttaatgaatatgttactatcgctttccattgtaaatgtttcttgaattattgattattgatggttaatgtgttggctttgttatgaaattccatgttcggaaccttattgagattttagctcattgagctttgtggaattaccatgtggtgtcattttctgcttttgttttactctcactgtgcaaatgttgacctgtaacaaaattacatttttacccccggttacttattgaacttctaaaacattacaatgatttcactggctcacgagagaaaaaatacgtacatctgatttctgaaccatgacatcaatgaaatgaatttttgtgaaaactatttgattactgattttactggttactcactgggcttttagctcaccccaaaaatattttatttccccccccacagggctcaaggtgaagaaaagcttggattgcttattcacgtgactggatggcttatatcgtgtacagtttaagtttggatctattttatgtacgagttggtcttgtataaatatttgaaattgatatggatgtaagtatacattccacgattggaatcagtttccgctgcatttgtgacatgtaattattggagacttggatgtatgtttgtggaccatgtgatgtatatttgagatttatattgtaattcatttgaggattgtagtgatcgactgagtcccggcgagagctgggcaggcggcccgccgaaccctctggttcgccttagggggaggtggggccgtcacagagacctagggctaatgattgatgaaaccctagtgaaattgatgtttgaattgtgattGTGCTATATTGGGAACTTGGAATATAATGTGCAAATGAATTGGAATCGTGAGGTCCGTTTTGGTCCTTTGAACTCGAGTACCTTTTAACCAAGCTTTGTTGAAATAGTTTGTCCTAGTATCAAGTTATAGAAATTGAGTATAGTACGATAATGCTAAAATTCAAGTGTCgggacttttaaaaccttgccaACTAGTTAATTGTTTTCTTTGCTTAAGTTAGCCTTATTACTTTTAGGAAATAATTGCACTAATTTCTAAACTCCAGGTTTTTCGTAAAATTTTCCTTGGCTAGTTGTTTTAGaggaaaattgtcaaaaacatgAGATTTCAATAACTTTAAATGAAAAGcgtagaaaacttgttcggcaagaaaacttatGTGAAGTGTATTAGTTCTAGTtgcacctctagaaagaaaaatatttcaaagaaaccatacgaaatattttatcacatttactagttttaattctAAGAGAATTGTTGagttatttcaaaaaaataaactagttatataccagataatcttttatatataaatcaagaacttgtatagtaaaacttatagttttaaaacttggtcttttagggtttagcgaggacgtggacttcgattcccagcttgaccTTTGAAtttcacttttggtgagtgttcgTGCTTGTTATATGATTAATTTGTTAAAGAGCTTTCTTGACTGTTATGTGGTAATTGGAATGTGGCTTTTCTAATCCATCGAagtgggcagtgtgtactttatcgcattagCCTTTCAAGTGGTGATTtacttgaaatgttttctcgagATCTTGCTTGCACTAGTTAAGTACTGAgtgggggaatgtaccacatTTTAGGGTGGGAGGACCTCTTATCCTAACTCAAGTATCAAAACCTTGCAATTGTTGACTGGAGCCTAGACTCATCAACTCAACTgccaggcaggggaatgtaccacaccttagggtgggagggcctcttatcctgacttggTAACCACTTGCTGTGCCGTCGCTGGGTGAATTCCTCGACTAGGCTTTAAagaggtatactcgagtaataccaaacccTCTCGTGAGAAGAACGGGCCCGGTGGGAGTAAGTTGGTTGGAGCGTGTTAAGATAAAAAAGAAATCTACATGGACTTTagatagtgaaagttgacggagggtcaactacggttaattttgatcaagttcgtggaaaaatggctcctgagagccctgtatcctactctgtgctgttatacgctttcctacttGATGAATTTTAGTTTGGTGTTATTATTTGCtatttgttttatatgattgcatgtttggggcaccactgagctttagctcaccccacgttatttgttttcctgaaCAGGTTTTGGCATTCAAGAGACCTGAAGTCTGCCTTTACCTTTTATGAATGTTGTTTTGAATCGGACTTTGTATCTTTCGTCtagggttgccacttgaagctggaaaagtgcaaaccctgAATTTTGTTTGACTTGTATGGATGTCTTTGAACTTTATGATTTCACTTTATGGTTTGTAATGTATAAGCGTAGTTATGTTTAAAATGATTGGAGGCATACTTAAGAGTGGATGTTCAGTTGTCCAATGGTAATGTTATcgctgaagttaatgtgttctTAGTATTGTAGTCGTTTTAATGGTTGGCTTGTTCGGGTGacgaattttgttttggtttaagttatacGTCGAAGGGGTTTAGTCGATTTCCTTGCGTgtgtcctggcgagagctaggccggcgacccgccaaccctctggttcgccttaggaagaagtggggccgtcacattggGTGCATTCGATAAAATCCAAGATGAGATTCGGAAGCTTAGTATAGGGAGTTCTAAGGAATCTCAACACACTAGATTAGCCAGACATGAGGATTTTGTAAGAATGGTCAGTAAAACCATCAATGAGGTTGTAAAGAACGATTGAGTTTATCAATGTTTAATGATAATTCCTACTTTTTTATTCACTTACAGATTTGAAATTGGAATTTTACCCCGAAAGTATTGCATCAcgttaggcctacccttggcacaaaaagtgCCCCCTAATAAGACATGCATCCAAGTTACTCTAATTGTTACTAACTcctgtcttcttctttttctttttctttttctttctttttaacaataGTCGATCGAGATGGGCATCTAATAAGGGTTTTCCTACATTCTCAAGTAGTAAATTACAAATATAGCTACCCGAAGAAGCCCCATTATCATCCGATCACGTAGCCGAGTTTCGAGAGaaagtgtaaacatgagtacccaTCCAAAACCATCTGATAGGCCCGCAACGACATCACCAACTGATTTGGAAAATCTAGGAGCTCAACTGAGCAAAGTTCTAAACCGATTTAATGAGTTAAGCATTGAAATGATGCCCCAACGGCGCGTAATCGATCAATTGGTAGCTGGTGGTACTAGCGGTGAACAACATGAGCCCTTACCCCCTGGCCAATCTGAACCGCAACCAATGTTCCTATCCTATACTCAAACTGCTGTTACTTCACAAGTCATAAACCCACCTGAAAAAGCCTTTACTTATCCCACTCATGGCCCACCACCTACTTATGCACCTCACATCCAAACTAACCCTCCTCATGTCCAAATTCCCCAGAATTATCCGCCAATTACTATGAGCATGCCATTCGAACCACAGGGACCACATTATTACTCCACCGCTGAGCCATTCACCCTAGATACCGCCACTCAAGGGAAAGCTGAAGCTAGGGAGTCATCCGTGCCGGTGGATAAAAATGTGCTAAAGAGATTGGATCGGTTTGAGGAGTTCATaaggaaaagccaaggtttGAGAAAGCAGGGAGGTCAAGATTACAATGAACTGTGCCTGTTTCCGGATATGCAATTGCCGGTGGGTTTCAAAGTATCCAAATTTACCAAGTACGATGGAACTGGCAATCCCAAGACCCACCTTCGGATGTTTACAAATAAACTAGGGAGACCAATAGATGATGAGAATCTGCCTGTGCGCTTATTTCCCGAGAGTCTAAAAGGCGATGCATTGGATTGGTATTCCAACTTGAAGCCTAAGGATATGAGGTCTTGGATGAATTTGTCAACCGCTTTTGTGAGGCAGTATGAGTATAATTGTTAGCTTGCTCCGACGAGGACCACATTGGAGGGGACTAAGAGGAAACCATCAGAGGACCAGAAGACGTATGCGAAGAGGTGGAGGAAATTTGCCGCCAAGGTGGAGCCTCCTATGACAGAAAATGAGATTGTTCGCATGTTCATCAAAACTCATGACCCACCTTACTTTGAGGAGATTTTTCGAATGACTGGGTGTTCTTTTGCAGAGATTGTTAATAACTTGGAAGAGTATGATGAGAGCAGGGAAAATTGTTAATGTTTCAGCTTTAAAGTCACAGTTGGAAGCCATGCAAAGCCAAAGTAGCAGTAGTAAGAAGTCTCAGTTTAAGAAGAAAGACGAAGAAGCTTCCTTTGTCTGGAATCAAGGCTCTTCTTCCCGGCCTAGATACCAACAAAATCCCGCCTACTCACCCCTATTACTTACACCAACCACGCCCCCGACCTATTTACAATACCACCATCAATCACTCCCGTcctcgaccaaattacccaaacacaCCCTCAACACCATTTCACATTTCCCCACCAAACTTTCAAATTAGACCTCGCCCTCCTTTTAACCCAAGGCCTATTCCATCCCTTAACCCAAACTACCAATACCAACAAATCAGTGATACCCAAAATCTAACCCCATACCAAACCTTCACCAATCTAGGTCGGCCTGTTGACCAATTATATGAGTAATTGAAAGCTGCTGGGAAGATTGGTACGGTACCTCCTAAGACCTATCCCAAGGGATTTCCCATTGGTTATGATCCTCAGTCATTTTGTGCTTATCATTCGAGAGCCCCTGGACATTCAACAGCCAATTGCTGGGCGCTTaagcataaaattcaagatatgattgaaaCCGGAGACATAGTTCTGACAAGGAAGGATGAACAAAGGCCGAGTGTTAGCAACAATCCTCTTCCTACACACAAGGATACCGTGGGAGCTATTACCATAGAGGAAGAGATCGAGGAACCTACACAGTACATTGTTGACGAGACCGAGATCATGGGGGTCATCGGAGAACCATTCATATTGGAGGAGGAAGCCTTTGAAATCAAGGAAAATACTGATCCGTTTATTCTGGAAGTGATACCTTTCGAATATGAACCTTCAGAGCTAGTGGTACTTGAATTGCCTGAGCAAGCTCCCGTTCTTAATCTACAAGAGGTCCCATGGAACTATAGCGAGCCTATGCTATTAATTGGAGGAGAAGAAATACCGCAGCAAGAGGCATCTGCCATCACTAGATCTGGGAGAATCGTAGGTGAACCCGCAGTTGATGAACctgcaaaagcaaaagaaagtgcTACGCCAACGAGACCAACTGTGACTGAAGAAGAGGCTTTTAATTTCCTTAAGATATTGAAGAAGATCGAATACAAGGTGATTGAGAAATTGGACAAAATACTTGCTCAAATTTCTATGTTGAACCTGCTTATGACTTCTGAACTTCATAGAGCGGCTTTACTCAAGGTGTTAAATGAGGCTCAAGTGCCTAAGAATATTCCAGTTGATAAATTCACCAATATAGTTGAACATGTTTGGGCTTACAACCAGATTTCTTTTTCTGACGAAGATTTAACTGCCGAGGGGATTGGACACAACAAAGCATTGTATATCTCAATCCGCTGTAACGGAAAACTCTTGCCGAGAGTTTTGATAGATAATGGATTTGCTCTCAATATCTGTCTATGGAATACCTTGGTTAAGTTGGGAGTTTAAGAGGCTAAGCTGCGCCCGTCTACCACCGTGGTGAGAGGATTTGATGGCTCAAAAAAAGAATCAATGGGAGAAGTGGATTTAGTGCTGAAAATCGGACCTGCCCAATTCCAAGTCATGTGCCAAGTCATGGATTTTTCAAGTGTTTACAATATTCTCCTTGGACGGCCTTGGATTCACACTTCGGGCGCTATACCATCTTCGCTCCATCAAATGTTGAGATTTGTGGTGAATGGCCAATCGATCACAGTTTTTGCGGAGGACGATTGCACAATGATTGTTAATTCTGGACCAAATGATGGGGGTGGTAAAAAATCTCTGGTTTCTCCTCGCCACGTGGCTGACATTGTCTCCATAGGATGGATATCTAAGGAGAAGCCAGTGATGGGAATGAATTTGCCAGAAGCTAATGTTATAATGGCTAAAGAAATGATTTGAGGAGGATATAAAATAGGCAGGGGTCTTGGGCATAACCTGCAAGGAATTCTAGAACCAATAGAagttcaagaaaagaaagatacttttgaattagggtttcaacttACTGCCAAGGATAAGAAAGAAATGATGAATCGCAAAAAGGCGAAGAAGGAAGGGAAGCAGCTTATCATGAGTATCCCACCGTTGTATTGTATTTTTCCTTACCCATCAGAGGTGATTAGAGCTGAAGTGGACTCGATCAAGGAAGTGGATGTTGGATTGTTTGAGCTATTTGTGggtaggggtgtcaacgggccgggtccgggccggaattactaaatccggacccggacccgtcATACTGCCTTAATTCCGGATTCGGCCCGAATACCCGACGGGCCTTCTAATACTTCACCAGACCCGTACCCGACGGGTCCCGGGTCCGGGCCGGGCCTACCCGGCAAAGAGACCCGTCAAAATCTGTTCAAATAACAAATCTGAAAATGCTCAAGAActgactaaaagataacataAAATAGATTTCACCCACAGATTTCACCTGAAAATGGATTTTCAAGGACTCAAAATGCTCAAGAGTTAAACATTTAACAGATTTCAGCCAACAAAGAAAGACCCGTCAAAAACCTGGTCAACTAACACCTGAAAATGCTCAAGGACTGACTAGAAAGATAATATAAAATAGGTTTCAGCCAACAGATTTCACCTGAGAATGCATTTTCAAGGAGCCAAAATGCTCAAGAGTTAAATACTTAAAAGATTTCAGCCAACAAGGAAATAAAAGATAATATAAAGTAACATCAACAACAAAATAGAAGATGTAGCAAACTATTCATTAATacaattgtagacaccaaattttgaataatttgtatgtggcatctacttcatgatttttattttagatcgcttgcatttagttcattgttgtgtgttttgcatttttagttgttattttattttagttttattcattttgcccttttagtttgtctattcatttttattttgtcatttcaggtttttaatcacttttaagttttagattttagtttttagttttttttagtttttaagtttatagagtttttagaaagaaaagaaaaaaacattttagtcattttgtttttattcaatgctttcttgaaaggaaaaatgaaaaaaaagagaaaaaggaaaaaaggaaaatttgttcacaaaaatatgtttatttctttaaattcaatctttttgcactttagttattcttattaagttattttaaaaaagaaaaaaggaaaaatgaagaaaatttgaaaaatggacatttttgtggtttttatttatttagtttgtttttttatttatttgttttcattcttattattattacatggttttggcattttgttattattattatttatattttattattcttaattaattagttgtcaaaaaaaaaaaaaaaaaaaaaaaaaagaaggatagccgcggcaagctgcatttgtagcagcttgcaaggaaagtTTTGGGACGGCTCCTTGGGCTGCAAATACAGAAGATGGCTGGGAGTGTTTAGGGTTGTGAGGTTTctggtataaaaaaaaaaggaaaagcagcAGCCGCAGGAGGAGGATTCTGAGGGGAGTGAGGGGCgatagaacaaaaaaaaaacagagggaGACAGCGGCTAGGGGGGATGGACATTTGAGCGAAGGTTGAGCAAGA
The Coffea arabica cultivar ET-39 chromosome 6c, Coffea Arabica ET-39 HiFi, whole genome shotgun sequence genome window above contains:
- the LOC140008723 gene encoding uncharacterized protein, translated to MSTHPKPSDRPATTSPTDLENLGAQLSKVLNRFNELSIEMMPQRRVIDQLVAGGTSGEQHEPLPPGQSEPQPMFLSYTQTAVTSQVINPPEKAFTYPTHGPPPTYAPHIQTNPPHVQIPQNYPPITMSMPFEPQGPHYYSTAEPFTLDTATQGKAEARESSVPVDKNVLKRLDRFEEFIRKSQGLRKQGGQDYNELCLFPDMQLPVGFKVSKFTKYDGTGNPKTHLRMFTNKLGRPIDDENLPVRLFPESLKGDALDWYSNLKPKDMRSWMNLSTAFRLLITWKSMMRAGKIVNVSALKSQLEAMQSQSSSSKKSQFKKKDEEASFIGTVPPKTYPKGFPIGYDPQSFCAYHSRAPGHSTANCWALKHKIQDMIETGDIVLTRKDEQRPSVSNNPLPTHKDTVGAITIEEEIEEPTQYIVDETEIMGVIGEPFILEEEAFEIKENTDPFILEVIPFEYEPSELVVLELPEQAPVLNLQEVPWNYSEPMLLIGGEEIPQQEASAITRSGRIVGEPAVDEPAKAKESATPTRPTVTEEEAFNFLKILKKIEYKVIEKLDKILAQISMLNLLMTSELHRAALLKVLNEAQVPKNIPVDKFTNIVEHVWAYNQISFSDEDLTAEGIGHNKALYISIRCNGKLLPRVLIDNGFALNICLWNTLVKLGV